GTTGCAATCGTCCTAAGAAGCGTCGTCTTTCCGGCACCATTTTCACCTAACAGCCCGACCACATCACCTTTTGGAATCGAAAGAGAAACGCGTTTTAGTGCGGTTACATACTTTTGCTTATCTTTAAACTGTTTTGTGACTTCATGTATATGAATCAATATTCTCACCTCATTAAGTATTAATGTATTTTCATCATACAAATAATTGGAGGTAGATTCTTTACTTATGTCGTGAAATGTCCTTTTCTTGTCGTGAAAATGCCAAATTCTTCATGAAAGATGGTAAAATGAAGGAGAACTTCAGAAGATGCGAGGGGAATGGAAATGAAGATTGGTCTCGTAGACGATCGAATGATTGACTTAGATAAATTAAATGGCATCGTTTCCCGTTGCGAGGGTCTGGAAATCGTCTTTTCCACCACCTCCGCCGAGGAAGCCTATGACCAAATCAAGAAAGAAACCATCGACGTACTGATTGCAGATATTGAGATGCCCCACCTATCTGGATATGAATTGGCAGACATCATCCACTCACACGCACTTAACATATCGGTGATCTTCGTGACGGCAAACAGTGGATACGCTGTCCACGCCTTTGAATTGAACGTCCATGATTATATTATGAAGCCCTATACAAATGACCGTCTAATGAAATCCATCGAGCGACTAATGGAAAAGTCGAGAACGGCAGAACTGAAGGGCCGCCTCTATTTAAAGCAGAAAAATGATATACATATCGTTCAAAAGAAAGATATCGTCTTCATTGAAAGGTCTGGCAGATCAACGACGATTTACACGAAAGAGGAAAGGATCAAAACCTATCTGACCTTGAATGAATTAGAAGGAGAATTACGGGAAAGGGATTTCATCCGTTCCCATCGTTCCTTCATCATCAACATACACTATGTAAAGAATTTCTCTCTCTATGCGAAGAATTCATATGTGATTTCATTTGAAGGAATCGACGCACAGGCAATGATCACAAAGGAAAAAGTAGAATACCTTCAACAACATTATTTTTAAAAGGTGGAGCCAGTTGTGAAACAAATGAAAATTTATTGGTTAATTCTTTCCCTAGTTGCCTTTATACATATACACGCATTATTTACGAACCTACAATGGGATCTGCCTCTTTATTTCACTTATGCAGCAGTCTTTT
The DNA window shown above is from Rossellomorea vietnamensis and carries:
- a CDS encoding LytR/AlgR family response regulator transcription factor, which produces MKIGLVDDRMIDLDKLNGIVSRCEGLEIVFSTTSAEEAYDQIKKETIDVLIADIEMPHLSGYELADIIHSHALNISVIFVTANSGYAVHAFELNVHDYIMKPYTNDRLMKSIERLMEKSRTAELKGRLYLKQKNDIHIVQKKDIVFIERSGRSTTIYTKEERIKTYLTLNELEGELRERDFIRSHRSFIINIHYVKNFSLYAKNSYVISFEGIDAQAMITKEKVEYLQQHYF